From the Palaemon carinicauda isolate YSFRI2023 chromosome 4, ASM3689809v2, whole genome shotgun sequence genome, the window aggagcccaggatgaagttcaagccccagacattgtagaggaagaggtcgacgaggtgtcggctactcctgttcagatcccggagcctattccttcaacatcgtccgctctcccagtagaggtGGCagaggccctctcctccattgttggaatgatccaacaaatgcagaaggagaatcaggagaaggcgactgtaatggaactgcagatgcagaggcttgcagcatcacatgggccccagaaaaggctcaatgtgaaagactttCCCTTGTGCttggatgctaacccgtggaggtatgctgagcacatgccgatgacgactggaaagatcgtcctctcggataagttgggttcagttcccctagagcaGTGTTTCTTAAAGTGTGGTCCGCGGACCCCCAGGGGTCCGTGGAATATTCCAAGGGGTCCGCAGGATAATTCTTAATATCgatttcagtcaaattttcggccaaaatgtcctaaattcctatttttgtagcaccaaatcctgatggctttttacagtggctaagtcacattgggatggaagtaatttaagtaatgccgccttcCTCCCTTGTGGTGAAATCCTCAACGAAATTCCgaaaaagacacacacaaaaaaacaacttTATAGAAGGCAGTGGTGTTTATGATTTGGCAACATTATACTGACTGATGCCCGGTGGTGCGGCCGCCCGCCACATATCAGTTGACGTTAAGGCTGCTGTGAGGAACACACGGCAGTTGCTTGTGCTCCTCTTTGTAGGTAAGAAAATCATCTGGATGTTTATGACAACATACTGATTTTCTATATGACATTTGTTAAACGTTATTACCTACCTTTTTGAGATTAGAATTTCGAATACTAGATCTCGTGACCTCGCCAAGTTACTTGCAGGATAAACATCAGAAGACAGCCTAGCTTACTTTTTAGCATCAGGATAATGGATCTGTGGCTCAAGACAGGCTCACTtacaaagaaaaaaactgaattccAGAAGAACAACCAAGACAGCACTGGCCTTAAAGAAGAAAGAAACGATGCTAACAGTGCAACTCAGCTCAAGCTACTGGAGGCAGGCGCAGATGCCATGGACGAAGGGAACACCGCTGACACAAACCAAAGCAGTACAGATGCCTCGGTTACCACTGTAGGGCATAAGCAAACACACCAAGAAACAGCCAAAAAGAAGCGTAAATACTGCAGTAATTACTTGAAACTTCGATTTTTTTTTGCAAGGCAACAGTGAGGATCCTATCCCACAGTGTGTTTTGTGCTATGAAACATTAGCTAATGAGGCTATGAAACCTTCAAAGCTCAGAAGACATTTCGAGTCCAGACataaggaatatgtgggaaaacccatagaatttttcaaagaaaatgtaatgaacttgatattcacagaaaaaaggaagcttcatctttttttatacCTGGAGAAAATGCAAAGGCCACTGAATCTTCATACAAAGTGTCGTTATTAATTGCAAAAACAGGAAAGGTGCATTCCATAGGCGAGACTTTGGTCAAACCAGCAGCCAAGATAATGACAGAGATCATGCTTGGAGAAAAGGCtagtaaagaaataaacaagataCCTTTGTCCAACGACACTGTCAAGAAAAGGATAACGTCAATGGCTGAAAATGTGAAAGTTCAGCTGGTGTCACAATTACAGAAGAGTCTGTATTTTTCACTACAGCTGGACGAGTCCACAGATATAGGGAACGAGGCAAATCTTTTGTGCTTTGTTAGGTACATTTACTGTGGGGAAGTACATGATGAATTTCTTTTCTGTCGTCCTCTTCCTACAAACACAACAGGAGAGGCTATCTTTAATGTAGCTAACGATTTTATTGTCCAAAACGAACTCTCCTGGTCGCGATGTGTTGGAATCAGCACAGATGGTGCAACTGCGATGACTGGTAAACTAAGGGGTTTAGTGAGTCGGGTACAAAGCATTTTACCACAGGTAAAGACAACACATTGTTGCATTCACCGTGAACAACTTGCTGTGAAACATATGCCTACCTGACTTAAAACAGTTTTGGAAGAGGCAGTAAAAATTGTCAATTTCATCAAAGGGAAAGCACTGAACATCCACTTATTTACAGTTCTGTTTGAAGAGATGGGAAGCGAACACACAAAACTCCTTTACCATACAGAGGTTCACTGGCTGACACGGGGAAAAGTTCTTTCCCGTCTCTGAACTTCGTGAGGAAGTGCAAATTTTCTTGTATGAACGTCATGACCTCTATAATCGAATGCATGACACCCAGTGGCTCACAAAACTGGCATACCTGTCTGATATTTTCAGTACACTAAACGGATTGAATCTGTCTTTGCAAGGAAAAGATACTACCATCTTTAAAGTGCAGGACAAAATACAGGCAACACGAATGAAGCTGGACTTGTGGTGTAGCCACATTGACCGCAAAGATTTGAGTCTTTTCTTTCATTAGCAGATTTCTTGCTTACTTCCAAGGAAGAGCTAGATGGTAACACAACACAAGCTTTCAAAGCCCATCTGCAAGGCCTTCACtcagagttaggaaaatattttgaagaaccagACCCAAGCTTTTTGTGGAATAGAAATCCATTTGTTACAGATAAAGTAGATATAGAAAAGGTCAGTGTCAACCTGTCATCAAAAGAGGCTGATAATCTTGTCGAGATTGCAACAAGTGGGACACTGAAGACCCTATTCAGGGAAAGAAGTTTGGCCAATATTTGGGCTCAAGTCCAGCCAGAGTACCCTGGACTTGCAGAAATGGCTTTGAAACACTTGATGCCGTTCTCAACAACGTACAACTGTGAAATTGGATTTTCTACACTGGTTGATCTTAAAACGAAGAAGCGCAACCGAATCAATGTCGAACCCGACCTGCGACTGAAACTCAGCAGACTAGAGCCAGATATTCCAACAGTAGTGACGCAGCAAAAACAGTATCATTCATCGCATTAAGTATGGTTGTGAGATATGAGGAGGAAAGCGTTGTTGTTAAGTTCATGAAAATTTGTatgcaaaattatcaatgttgtggaaattatgttaagcaaaatataaacatttatgttgaagataagccattaataaataattcagttgtaatttcagtatattatgacctgcaaacactttcaaactcaagaggaaaattatgataataaagggtccgctacatgagtaattttaataaaaggggtctgctgcacaaaaaagtttaagaaacactgccctagagcatgtggaattctggcccagcaaggggtcatatccggactgttatgtccggttgaggaaggaaccagcttcaaaggaggagacagagccgaaggaggtcatagtgatggaccatgctaaggctcaagctttgctttcatcctcgatgaaagagaggggcttcacgaactcaaaggtagctgcattgagtaagaagctcccttcctttgtgtcctctcctgctagagccttcccctttttacagaaagggtttgcagctgtactaaaagcagtcgaggccggcaagccttgcccctccctggaggagtgtaaacccttgtcactggccctgcctatggaccacaaagactggaaggacgtccatcttaccttctcagttcggcgaggacctccctaagctgtctgactttcttttgcggagagagctcgagacaaaagaaagactggctgcctcaatgtctcttcagactactcttgagatggtggcaagtgaccccaaggtccatgaaatattcatggtagtggccaagactcatctggccacagtgacgaaggatctttatagcttcgtcagggggaggagagcttgtagggagttcgtgttcacctcggctacggtgaggcacgagccaagaaaactaatctcctccaacatttggggcaaagaccttttccctaccgaattggtcaaaaaaagttgttgataaagccgccacggagaatagaaaccttctccagaagtggggcctggctatcaaaagaaagtcttcctcggatgaaggtccccaaccaaagaggaagactatgaggactaggctaccgtctcagccagccaagcctcttagacagcaacagcaactgcaattgccattgccttcagtgccccagatggtggcacaaaccccgaccacattccagtgggtaccccagtccgtgtcgacacagtccacggcattcaccccaacgttcaaagggcagtctacttcctttcgagcaaagcctagaggagcagccagaggctcgtctaggcgcccctcaaggggaaggggattcaggggtggtcgcggtcagggaggcaagacctcaggacggcagtccaagtgagatgatgccggtaggagggagacttcagaattttcgggatcggtggactttcgatccctgggcccacagcctactcaagaatggactgggctggagctggtacagcactccaaccccgtgccctcggtttttccaacactccacccccgttctggaggagtacgtccaagaactgttggagaaaaaagtgatccgaagggtgaagtccatcaaattccaagggaggctgttttgtgttcccaagaaagactcggaaaagctcagagtcattctggacttgtcgccactcaacaagttcatagtgaattgcaagttcaagatgctaacactgcaacacataaggaccttactgcccaagagggcatattccgtctccatagacttgtcagacgcctattggcacgttccaatcaaccgtcgactctccccctacctagggttcaagctacaacgaagactatacgccttcagagccatgccattccggctaaatatagccccaaggattttcacgaagcttgcgagcgtagctctcaaacaattacgcctaaagggaattcaggtagtagcctacctggacgactgactggtgtgggcagcatccaagatagaatgcttgcaagcttccagtcaagtgatccagttcctagagtatctaggcttcaagatcaacagaaaaaagtctcgactttctccatctcaaaagttccagtggctgggaatccactgggacctaatgtcacaccgtttctccatcccggcgaagaaaaggaaggatatagcgggctctgtcaagagacttctagattccgaaaggatatcaagacgcgaacaggagagggtactgggctctctccagtttgcttcggtgacagacccagtgctaagagcacagctaaaggatgcaaccggagtttggagaagttatgcatcaaacgcacaaagagatctgagaagaccagttccgcttcggctacgtactcttttcaggccttggtcccaagccagacatctaaagaagtcggttctttttcagccacctcccccgtcggtgacgatttactcagacgcctcgaaggaaggatggggaggtcactctcatcggaaaaaagtccaggggacttggtccaagctattcaagacctttcacataaactttctagaagctatggcagtgctccttaccttaaagaaagtctccccgcgtcactcgatccacataaggttggtgatggacagcgaggaagttgtgagatgcttgaatcgacaaggatcgaggtcaccccctctcaaccaggtgatgttggccatcttccgattggcggaaaagaagaagtggtacctgtcggcagttcaccttcaaggagtccgcaatgtgacagcggacgctctatccaggttcacaccgatagagtcggaatggtccttagacgcaggatcattctccttcattctgaatcaagtcccagaactgcagatagacctctttgcgacgaaagacaacaagaagttgcccctgtacgtgtccccgtacgaggaccccttagcggaagcagtggacgcgatgtccctcgactggaacagatggtccaggatttatctgttccctccttacaactttctgttgagggtcctcaacaaactgagatcctttaagggggtagcggcaatagtggcccacacgtggccgaacagcgtgtggttccccctggcattggaactacggctgaagtttgtaccgctaccagatccagttctgacccagcgagtccagaagtcgactgtctgtgcttcattacagaaaacccggaccctgcagctcatgattttctctccctagcggtgagaaagcgtttcgggatttcgaaagccagcatagacttcctagaggaatataagtgcaaatctactagaaggcaatatgagtcatcttggagaaaatgggtggcctttgtcaaggcgaagaatccgcaggagatctcgacagacttctgcttatctttcttcatccacctccatggtcaagggttggcagctaacacgatttcggcgtgtaagtctgctttgacaagacccattctatatgccttccaggtcgacctcggtaacgagatctttaataaagttccgaaagcctgcgctaggctcagaccttcagcacctccaaagcctatttcatggtctttagacaaagttcttcatttcgcttctctgttgagcaatgaggagtgtgcgttaaaggatttgacccaaaaagttattttcctatttgcactcgcgtccggggccagggttagtgagatcgtagccctctcgagagaggcaggtcgtgttcagttcctggatgggggaaaactgaacctgtttccggatcctacgtttctcgccaagaatgagttacccaccaacaggtggggtccctggagaatctgccctcttaaagaagatgcatctctatgtccagtagaatgcctaaaggtctatcttcgtagaacttcagaattcaagggtggtcaactattcaggggagaaacatcaggctcaaatttatctctgaatcaactcagagcgaaaatcacatattttattcgcagagcggatcctgacagtacacccgcaggtcacgatccgaggaaagttgcttcatccttaaatttctttaattgtatggattttgtacatctccgttcatacactggctggaagtcttccagagtgttttttcgccactatgcgaagcaagtagaggaactaaagagatctgtggtagcagtgggtcgcgtcgttaaccctactgtttaccTCTGCGAGGaatagtggttttaattgggaagattaattccagggtgagtgtgtagttacatactgtactacaaactaagtgagggcactgagttgcctacgtagactgttccatttccaaaggtgaacctagcataagtgcagacatgtgtgccgagtgtttctaacgctattgtgattgatttgtaatacagacttttatgacttcgatacctcggtatcttaaaagtggcaataatgtttttttctttcagataaacaagttctgtttactatcatacttatgcttaaagttttgagttattctcttctcatatatatatatatatatatatatatatatatatatatatatatatatatatatatatataattgttgttaacctgtatatttattgtctgtcaataaacttgttcttgagaaccttgcgtctccttcacctgtgtcaatttattggtataattgaccattcattctatgtactttatctgggataattctaatagaattgttcctttatgcaagctatgttgcattggtttatgctttcccttagcgggaggactccatcccataacgggacggtggcggatttacaagtttccttctatgcggatataaacctttgtccaatacaagtattgtgcggagaactggtcgatatttcatattgacgcagtggttctttacaaactatactttacttagtatagggtgagaccactatattggcttgcctggtattcatacataggtatatgtactcttcgagacttttccagagtctagtaggactcttccctgtagggggcaggaagctctaacatggtttatggttagttgaaaagatgtataacggtaacatctaagGTCTCTAGGtatagtcgaccgggaaaaattacctccggggagtacggcacgttctgagaatccacagatagagtaatgctctggtatacttccatcaggacgacatggcttgagcccaaaaaacggattttgagcggagcgaaaactctatttttgggtgagatggccatgtcgtcctgatggacccgctcttccctttctatgaaagggctgtaggacccctccctacatacagtatcttacgaaacgggagaagagggagccttgggagcggctccccctttttctttcccgttttcgttttcttaccaattgacccctcgatacgttatctctgtttggggtgcagattgccatgtggcgtgtcaagaatacgtcctcggatatgtcgcgatatccctttcattaggaatattcgctccaggagttacaattctgggtaccttaaggtaaattctctgggaatatcgccgtagttgtgatataccctaggaagctaccctataggaacttccatcaggacgacatggccatctcacccaaaaatagatttttcgttttgctcaaaatccgttacatatatatatatatatatatatatatatatatatatatatatatatatatatatatatgtatatatatatatatatatatatatatatatatatatatatatatatatatatatatatatatacatacagtatatatatatatatatatatatatatatatatatatatatatatatatatatatatatatatatatatatatatatatatatatatatgtatatatatatatatatatatatatatatatatatatatatatatatatatatatatatatatatatatatatatttaccgaatatatatatatatatatatatatatatatatatatatatatatatatatatatatatatttttatatatatatatatatatatatatacatatatataaaagataaatatatatatatatatatatatatatatatttatatatatatatatacatatatataagataaatatatatatatatatatatatatatatatatatattatatatataagtatatatatatatatatatatatatatatatacatatatatatatatatatatatatatatatatatatatatatatttatatataaatatatatatatatatatatatatatatatatatatatatataaatgcatatatttatatatatatatgtatatatgcatatatatatatatatatatatatatatatatatatatatatatttctatatatatattcatgtatatatatatatatatatatatatatatgtacacacatatatatatatatatatatatatatatatatatatatatatatatatatatatatattatatatatatatatacatatatatatatatatatatatatatatatatatatatatatatatatatatatatatacgaatacacacacacacacatatatatatatatatatatatatatatatatatatatatatatatatatatatatatatatgtatgtgtgtatacgtatatatatttatatatatatatatatatatatatatatatatatatatatatatatatatataaatacatatataaatagaaaaaatatttttttatcaataaaaaaaatctaacttagctatttttattttgatcaacaACCACCTTTTTGAGGGGTCTACGGTCCCCCATAATTACAACTCCCCTAGTACTGCATTCAATGATAATGAATCAATGAAGTTTGACATAGAGATTCTATGAACACAGGATATTATTTGAGGCTATATTAATTTGGATATTTGTCCTAAAAATTTGTCATTGTGTGTTGCCCCACACACAAAGCATACGTTGATTCACTTCTCCTTGTGATAAAATGCACAAAAACATACAGACTATTCAATCATCGGGATTCTACAGAATATCTCATGGTTGAGTATTATGCATTTTTctcacattttgtatatctatctatctatatatatatatatatatatatatatatatatatatatatatatatatatatatatatttgtaaatatatacacatatactcacaaatatatatatacatacatacatacatatatatatatatatatatatatatatatatatatatatatatataaaattatatatatatatatatatatatatatatatatatatatgtgtgtatatattatatatatatatatatatagacatacttacatatatatatatatatatatatatatatatatatatatatatatatatatatatatatatatatatatatatatatatatatatgaatatctatctatctatctgtctatctctctatctatatatatatatatatatatatatatatatatatatgaatatctatctatctatctgtctatctctctatctatatatatgcatatatatacatatatatatatatatatatatatatatatatatatatatatatatatatatatatatatatatatactgtataaaaatatatgtatatatatatatatatatatctatatatatgtatatatatatatatatctatctatatatgcatatatatatatatatatatatatatatatatatatatatatatatatatcatatatttatatatatatatatatatatcatatatatatatttatatatttatatatatatatatatatatatatatatcatatatatatatttatatatgtacatatatatatatatatatatatatatatacatacatatatatatatatatatatatatatatatatatatatttatatatataaaaatatgtatatatatatatatatatatgtatatatatatatatacatatatatatatatatatatatatatatatatatatatatacatacagtatataaataatacacacacacacacacacatatatatatatatatatatatatatgtatatatatatatatatatatttatatatataaatatgtatatatatatatatatatatatatatatatatatatatatatatatatatacacatatatatatatatacttacagtatataaataatatacacacacacccacacacacatatatatatatatatatatatatatatatatatatgtattatatatatatatatatatatatatatatatatatatatatatatatatataacatatacatacagtatatacataatatacacacacacacacacatatatatatatatatatatatatatgtatatatatatatatatatatatatatatatatatatatatatatacagtatatgtatatatatatatatatacatacatatatatatatatatatatatatatatataaatatacatatatatatatatatatatatatatatatatatatacatatactgtatatatatatatatatatatatatatatatatatatatacacatatatatttatacacatacagtatatatataatatatatttatatatatatatatatatatatatatatatatatatatatatatatataaatgtatatatatatatatatatatatatattaatatatacatatatatatatattatatatatatatatatatatatatatatatatatatatatatttgtatatatatatataatatatatatatatatatatatatatatttaccgaatatatatatatatatatatatatatatatatatatatattcatatatatatatatatatatatatatatatatatatatatatatcatatatatatatacatatatatataaatatacatatatatatatatatatatatatatatatttgtatatatatatatatatatacataaatgcatatatttatatatatatatatatatatatatatatatatatatatatatatgtatatatacatatatatatatatatatatatatatatatatacatatatatatatatatatatatatatatatatatatatatatatatacatatgtatatatatatatatatatatatatatatatatatatattatatataaatatatatatatacatatatatatatatatattatatatatatatatatacatatatatatatatatatatatatatatatatatgtatgtgtgtgtatacgtacatatatatatatatatatatatatatatatatatatatatatatatatatatatatatacatatatatatatatatatatatatatatat encodes:
- the LOC137639249 gene encoding zinc finger BED domain-containing protein 5-like; the encoded protein is MDLWLKTGSLTKKKTEFQKNNQDSTGLKEERNDANSATQLKLLEAGADAMDEGNTADTNQSSTDASVTTVGHKQTHQETAKKKRKVHSIGETLVKPAAKIMTEIMLGEKASKEINKIPLSNDTVKKRITSMAENVKVQLVSQLQKSLYFSLQLDESTDIGNEANLLCFVRYIYCGEVHDEFLFCRPLPTNTTGEAIFNVANDFIVQNELSWSRCVGISTDGATAMTDFLLTSKEELDGNTTQAFKAHLQGLHSELGKYFEEPDPSFLWNRNPFVTDKVDIEKVSVNLSSKEADNLVEIATSGTLKTLFRERSLANIWAQVQPEYPGLAEMALKHLMPFSTTYNCEIGFSTLVDLKTKKRNRINVEPDLRLKLSRLEPDIPTVVTQQKQYHSSH